A genomic window from Ignavibacteria bacterium includes:
- a CDS encoding ABC-F family ATP-binding cassette domain-containing protein, with protein MLSVSDITVQFGSKKLFENLSFIVNPKDRIGLVGSNGAGKSTLLKVINGQIESDKGEIAVSKHTTIGYLPQDGITFGGKTIYEEVYSGVGDISALKEEIDQVQKELETHPDHTSEEYMDLVETYGELQHKFELLDGFKIKSNIEKILEGLGFHTKDFDRLTDEFSGGWQMRIALAKLLLKQPSVLLLDEPTNHLDIESLIWVEDFLKTYEGAIILVSHDRKFLDTITNKTIEIYAGKVTIYKGNYTYYVTERDTRKELLFKSYENQQKYLKQQERFITRFRSKASKATSVQSRIKMLDKIERIEIEEEETAIHFNFPPATHSGRKVFELKNVTKSYGDNLVLKDLNLELERGEKIGLVGVNGAGKSTLARIIRGTEEYQSGTRKLGFQVELEYYSQHQADTLDPATNVLGTLDSVATGDIRKQLRTILGSFLFRGDDVFKQVGVLSGGEKSRLALARMLLKSSNFLILDEPTNHLDMNSKRVLMDALHNYTGTILIISHDREFLDGIVTKIIEVKDKNVKTYLGNCSYYIQKKEEEKAGLTEANQPKKTTTLAETNGTPKQKKTKEQKRLEAEQRNKVYKYAKPLRESIHKLEKEIKLLEDKTAEIEKEMGNPDFFKDQQNSSKKTGEYKSAKDKLNDLYHKWSEESKKLAKIEEEIGVS; from the coding sequence ATGCTATCAGTATCAGATATTACAGTACAGTTCGGCTCCAAAAAGCTGTTCGAAAATCTTTCCTTTATAGTGAATCCAAAGGACAGAATAGGGCTTGTTGGTTCAAACGGCGCGGGTAAATCAACCCTGCTGAAGGTAATAAACGGTCAAATTGAGTCCGATAAGGGCGAAATTGCCGTATCAAAGCACACAACTATTGGCTACCTGCCGCAGGATGGCATTACATTCGGCGGTAAAACCATTTATGAAGAGGTTTATTCAGGGGTTGGCGATATTTCCGCCCTGAAGGAAGAAATTGACCAGGTGCAAAAAGAGCTTGAAACTCACCCTGACCATACTTCTGAAGAATACATGGACCTTGTGGAAACATACGGCGAGCTTCAGCATAAGTTTGAGCTGCTGGATGGGTTCAAGATAAAATCGAACATTGAAAAAATACTCGAAGGATTAGGGTTTCATACCAAAGATTTTGACAGACTTACCGATGAGTTTTCAGGCGGGTGGCAGATGCGCATAGCGCTTGCGAAGCTGCTGCTTAAGCAGCCTTCAGTGCTGCTGCTTGATGAGCCTACAAACCATCTTGATATTGAATCACTGATATGGGTCGAAGACTTCCTGAAAACATACGAAGGCGCAATTATACTTGTATCACATGACAGGAAATTCCTGGATACCATAACTAACAAGACAATTGAAATATACGCGGGCAAGGTCACAATTTACAAAGGCAATTATACATATTACGTAACTGAGCGCGATACAAGAAAAGAGCTGCTGTTTAAGAGCTATGAGAACCAGCAGAAATATTTAAAACAACAGGAAAGGTTCATTACGCGCTTCCGCTCAAAGGCATCAAAGGCAACAAGCGTGCAGAGCAGAATTAAGATGCTGGATAAAATTGAACGCATAGAAATTGAAGAAGAAGAAACGGCGATACATTTTAACTTTCCCCCGGCAACACACAGCGGAAGGAAGGTATTTGAATTAAAGAATGTAACCAAAAGCTATGGTGATAACCTTGTACTGAAAGACCTTAATCTAGAGCTTGAGCGCGGCGAGAAGATAGGGCTTGTTGGTGTGAACGGAGCTGGTAAATCAACTTTAGCGAGAATAATCCGCGGTACTGAAGAATATCAATCAGGCACAAGGAAGCTTGGTTTCCAGGTTGAGCTTGAGTATTACTCACAGCACCAGGCAGATACACTTGACCCGGCCACAAATGTACTTGGCACACTTGATTCCGTTGCTACAGGCGATATTCGCAAGCAGCTCCGCACTATACTTGGCAGCTTTTTATTCCGCGGTGATGATGTTTTCAAGCAGGTTGGAGTGCTTTCCGGCGGCGAAAAATCACGCTTAGCGCTTGCGCGCATGCTTCTTAAATCCAGTAATTTTTTAATACTTGATGAGCCGACTAATCATTTAGATATGAACAGTAAACGCGTTCTTATGGACGCGCTGCATAATTACACTGGAACTATACTTATCATTTCGCATGACAGGGAATTCCTTGACGGCATTGTAACAAAGATAATTGAGGTAAAGGATAAAAATGTAAAGACATATCTGGGAAATTGCTCGTATTATATTCAGAAAAAGGAAGAGGAAAAAGCAGGGTTAACTGAAGCCAATCAGCCGAAAAAGACAACAACACTAGCTGAAACCAACGGCACACCAAAGCAGAAAAAGACAAAAGAGCAAAAACGGCTGGAAGCTGAGCAGCGTAACAAGGTTTATAAATATGCAAAACCTTTGAGGGAAAGTATTCATAAGCTTGAAAAAGAAATTAAGCTGCTGGAAGATAAAACGGCGGAGATAGAAAAAGAAATGGGGAATCCCGATTTCTTTAAGGATCAGCAAAATTCCTCAAAGAAAACCGGCGAATATAAATCCGCGAAAGATAAGCTGAATGATCTGTATCACAAGTGGTCTGAGGAATCGAAAAAGCTAGCGAAGATTGAGGAAGAAATAGGCGTTTCTTAA
- a CDS encoding transposase has translation MHSNLYFFTATILKWKHLLKNDVYKDIIIESLTYLVNDNRIIVYAFVIMPNHIHLIWRILEPHFKSNVQRDFLKYTAQQIKAKLKADDMRYLLEFRVNAKDREFQFWERDPLSVELISLPVIKQKIDYVHSNPVHPKWKLAEQVTDYKYSSARFYYIGEQDFGFLSNIGVEYM, from the coding sequence ATGCATTCAAATCTTTACTTTTTTACTGCAACAATTCTCAAGTGGAAACATCTTTTGAAAAATGATGTTTACAAAGATATTATTATCGAAAGTTTAACATATTTGGTTAACGATAATCGAATTATTGTTTATGCTTTTGTTATAATGCCAAATCACATTCATTTGATTTGGCGAATACTTGAGCCCCATTTTAAGTCAAATGTACAAAGGGATTTCCTTAAATATACTGCACAACAGATAAAAGCTAAACTCAAAGCGGACGATATGCGTTATCTGCTGGAATTTAGAGTGAATGCAAAAGATAGAGAGTTTCAGTTTTGGGAAAGGGATCCATTATCTGTGGAATTAATCAGCTTACCGGTCATTAAACAAAAGATAGACTATGTGCATTCAAATCCTGTTCATCCGAAATGGAAACTTGCTGAACAAGTTACAGATTACAAATATTCCTCCGCACGGTTTTATTACATTGGAGAGCAGGACTTTGGTTTTTT